The window CCACTATCTTGCCCCGGCTCACCGCATTGGCATATTCGCCGGATTGCTGTTCAGCCGTGGCCTCCTCGACCTTGGCGTTCAGAAGTTCCTGCTTCTTTTCGCGCTTGGCCTTGGCCCATTCGTCCAGGATGTCCTGTTTGGTATGTCCGTAATTGATCCAGTCATAGACGCGGCTGCCGCTCAGGTCGAGCCGCCCATGGGACATTTCGTCGTAATAGTCGAGTAAATTGCCGGTTCCCCGTCCGGCGGCCGTAAAGAGCTGCGTCGCGTAATCCAACGTCGGCATGTCGGGCGAGCCTTCCATCCGTAGAAGCAATACCGCCAAATTTTTCTGCATCCGTAACTCCTTCATCCATCGCGGGGTGGTTAGCATGACACACTGTGTCCTGCATGAATGAGGATAGTGCGCGACCGTCAACGAATCGTCAACAAGGACGCAGGAAAGCGAGGCCAATTATCACGAAAACCCCGCCCGGCCCATGAGGGCACCAATCGCTAAAGATCGTCGCCGATTGCCTACGAATGGTATTTTTGTAGCGCCACCGTGATATTGGCCCGCGCTTGCTTCTCCCAGCGATCAAAGAAAAAGGGGGTCTGGTAGATGCGCGGGCGCTCCAAAAAGCCGGCCAGCACCCGCGCCCGCTCCCTGCGGTATATGACTTCGGGAACCCACTCGTATTCGTGCCGGATGGCCGCGTCGTAGCGCTCAAATCGCTGCGGCGCGGCCCCCAGGATGGCGAGATCGATGTCACAGAGGACGGCCGCATCACCCGCCAGGTCGTCCCGCGTGTGCGCCGTCAGCCGGATTAATTCGGCCACGCGCGCCGTCACCTCAGCAGCGACCCGTGCCGCCGATAGTTGAGCGGCAACCAGCAGCGCCGACTGCTCCTCGTTATCATGGCGCTGCGGGTCGTAGATGGCGTCGTGGAACCAGATCGCCAGTTCGACCTCGTTCGGCCGCGCCAACAGATGCCGGGCCGCGTCGAGATGGGTCAGGCAGTCGCCGATGTGGTCGAGATTGTGATAGGCGCGGTGCGGCTCCGCGTAACGGGCAATGAGGTCGAGGATAACGGCATCGCCATCGGCCGCCGTAGTCAAGCGCCATACGGTACGCCAGCGGCCTAATAACACGTTGGGGTCGATCATCGACAAAAGGCTTTCGCCGTCGCCAGATAGACCTCGGCGCAGGCGTGCACACTCGCCAGATCGACCCACTCCTCGGCGGCATGCGCCCCCGCGCCCAGCGGACCGAACAGCACCGCCGGGATGCCCGCCTCGGCCAGTGTGGCCGCGTCGGTCCAGAAGGACAGGCCGGCCGGCGGGCAGGGGCGGGCCAACACGCCTTCGGCGGCGCGTCGCACAGTTGCGACGATGGGCGCGCTCTCCGGCGTCTCCAACGGCGAGCGCACCAGCCCGCGCCGCACGCCGGCTTGAAAGGTGGTGTCATCCCGGCCGAGCCAACCTACGATGGCCTGTAGCTCCGCTTCGGCCGCCTCGCCCGTCTCGCCCGGCAGCGTGCGCCGCTCGACCGTCAGGAGGCAGCGTTCGGGATAGCTCGATAGCTCCTGACCGCCCTGGATCAGCGAGGCGTGGACGGAGGCGTGGCCCAGCAAGGGATGCGGCGCGCGGTGGGCCAGGTCTTGGCCCAGCAGCTGCAATTCGACCAGCACACCGCCCATCTTGGCGATGGCGTCCACGCCCAGATGCGGCCGCGACCCGTGGGCGGCCACGCCGATGGTCTCCACTTCCAGCCACACAAAGCCCTTGTGGGCCGTCACCAGTTGCAATTCGGTCGATTCGGCCACGATGGCCGCGTCGGCGCGCACCCGTTGGGCTATCGCCAGCGTGCCCAGCCCGGCGTGCTCCTCGTCCATGACGGCGGTCACGATCACGTCGCCGCGCAGGTTGTGGTGTTGGGCCTCGGCCGCGGCGACCATACACGCCGCCAGCCCGGCCTTCATGTCATACGCGCCACGACCATAGAGGCGACCTTCGCGCACATGGGGAACGAACGGCTCGGCCATCCCCGTCACGCTCACGGTATCTATGTGGCCGTTGAGCAAGAGCGATCGGCCGCCGCCCGCGCCGTGAGCGATGCCGACGACGTTGGGCCGGCCAGGCCGCACTTCCTCGACGTGGACTTCCAGCCCGGCCTGCTCCAGCCAGCCGGCGATGAAGTGGGCGATCTCGCCTTCGCCGGCCGCGCCGGGAACCAGGTCAGGGTTGATGGAGTCAATGGCGACCAGGTCGCCTAACAGTTGTTCCAGCATTTGCATATCGCGCCCTCCTCACGATCTTCACCATCTAAATTGATGAGCGCCCTTGTAATCGATATAAGGCACAGTCATAGATTGCGGCGCGGCGACCGCGTCTAATCGCGCGTGATCCTCTTCGGTCAGCATGATCTCTCGCGCCGTGACCGAATCAACTAGTTGCTCCACCGTTCGCGGGCCGATGATCGGACTGGTCACGCCGGGGCGAGATAGACACCAGGCTAAGGCAACCGCATACCCGGAAAATCCTTTCTCCTTGGCCAGAGCGAGAACAGCCTCTTGTACGTCGAATACCCGGCTCTGGCTAAAATCATTCTGGTAAAAACCTCGCCAAAAAGCCTCATAGCGCGAGCCTACCGGCGGCGGGTTGTCACGCGTGTACCGCTCCGAGAAGAAGCCGCCGGCGCTTGGCGCCCATGGTAAAATAGCCAGGCCATAGGTCTGGGCCATGGGAATCAGTTCGCGCTCGATCCGGCGATCCAACAAATTGTAAGGCGATTGTTCGCTCACAAACCGGTTGAGACGGTACTCCTTGGCCGCCCATAGGGCCTCCATAACTTCCCAAGCCGCAAATCCACTCGCGCCGATGTAGCGGATCTTGCCGGCTCGCACAAGATCATCCAGCGCGCGCAGGGCCTCATCGATGGGGATGTCGTCATTTGTGCCATGCAACTGGTACAGGTCGATCCAATCGGTATTCAGCCGTTTGAGCGAGGCTTCGCACTGTTCGATGATGTGGCGGCGTGTGTTGTTCTGCGCGTTGAGGTCGTCGCTCATGCGGTAATGGACTTTGGTCGCCAGGATAACGCGCTCCCGCCGACCGTCGCCAAGCGCCTTGCCGACGATTTGCTCACTTCGCCCGGCCCCGGTAGGAAAATCAAGCGGTTCGTGGCCGTACACGTTGGCCGTATCGATAAAATTGATCCCGCTATCCAACGCCTGATGAATAATGCGGATGGACTCTTGCTCCTCCTGCCGCCCCCCAAAATTCATGCAGCCCAGACACAGTTGGCTGACTTTAATGCCCGTTCGACCCAGGTTTCTATATTCCATCATTTGCTCTTGCTGCTATCGGTCGGACTAATGGATTCAACTTTTCCTTTATTGTCGGTGGGGCGACGCGAGAGAGAGGCATTACTCATTGAGAAGCTCTAATGAAGGTTGGAATCCCAGACGATCAATCCATTGGTTAAGCTCGGCGTCGGTCAACGGCTGCCCCTTGCCACTAATTGCTACCAACATCGCCTCCATCATATTCGTGCCAAACGAACGCCCTTCCAGCCGCGGCGTGGTGGTCACCAGATAGCGCGCGCCGGCGGCGCGGAAGGCGGCCACGTCGGCCGGGGTCGTGGTGTTGGTGCAGATGATTTTGCCGTCCAGCCGGGCGGGCATGAAGCGCTTGATGAAGTGGCAGTCGCCGGCGATGACCGTGGCCCAATCGTACCATTGGCCGTACTTGGGCGTGTTCTGCTCTTGCTTCTCGCCCGTGGGGTAGAGCCACTCGAACGGCAGGCGGCTGACCACGGGCAGGATGAGCGCGGCGACGCGCTTGATGGCCGCCTCCGAGCGCAGCGGCAGCGGCAACCCCAGCCCAAACATGAGATCGCCGAAGACGCCTTCGTAGCCGTTCGCCATGAACGACATCGACATCCCCCAGCGATCCGCGCCGCTGGTCATCAGCACCCGCCGGGGTTGCAGCGCCGGGCCAATGTGGGCATCCATGAAGGGCGCGACGCGGCGTTCGAGCGTGTTCTTCAGGCCGGAGCCATCGACCACCGGCGTCTGCTTCACGTGGCGGACGAGCGAGGCGACCGAGTGGAGCTTGTAATAGTTATCGCCCACGGTCAGGCCCAAGTCAGTGCCGCCAACGCCGAAGGCATCGACCTTACCGTCCAATTCGCCATAGAGCCGGGCGGCGCGCTCCATGTCGCCGTCAACGCCGATGCGCTCGATGCAGATGCGTTCGCCCAGCAACTCCAGCTCAACGGCCGAGTCCCGTTTCGATGATCCCAGACTGATGCTGACGGCTCGTTTCATATGCTCGCTTTCCTCGTCTAGGCCGCTTCGCTCCACGCTTCGCGCAGCCAGGCAACAACTTCCTGATCGATCTCAGCGGCCGAGTATAGCGCAAGATGGTGCATAAAGCGCCCC is drawn from Candidatus Promineifilum breve and contains these coding sequences:
- a CDS encoding ArgE/DapE family deacylase; its protein translation is MQMLEQLLGDLVAIDSINPDLVPGAAGEGEIAHFIAGWLEQAGLEVHVEEVRPGRPNVVGIAHGAGGGRSLLLNGHIDTVSVTGMAEPFVPHVREGRLYGRGAYDMKAGLAACMVAAAEAQHHNLRGDVIVTAVMDEEHAGLGTLAIAQRVRADAAIVAESTELQLVTAHKGFVWLEVETIGVAAHGSRPHLGVDAIAKMGGVLVELQLLGQDLAHRAPHPLLGHASVHASLIQGGQELSSYPERCLLTVERRTLPGETGEAAEAELQAIVGWLGRDDTTFQAGVRRGLVRSPLETPESAPIVATVRRAAEGVLARPCPPAGLSFWTDAATLAEAGIPAVLFGPLGAGAHAAEEWVDLASVHACAEVYLATAKAFCR
- a CDS encoding aldo/keto reductase gives rise to the protein MMEYRNLGRTGIKVSQLCLGCMNFGGRQEEQESIRIIHQALDSGINFIDTANVYGHEPLDFPTGAGRSEQIVGKALGDGRRERVILATKVHYRMSDDLNAQNNTRRHIIEQCEASLKRLNTDWIDLYQLHGTNDDIPIDEALRALDDLVRAGKIRYIGASGFAAWEVMEALWAAKEYRLNRFVSEQSPYNLLDRRIERELIPMAQTYGLAILPWAPSAGGFFSERYTRDNPPPVGSRYEAFWRGFYQNDFSQSRVFDVQEAVLALAKEKGFSGYAVALAWCLSRPGVTSPIIGPRTVEQLVDSVTAREIMLTEEDHARLDAVAAPQSMTVPYIDYKGAHQFRW
- a CDS encoding histidine phosphatase family protein, which codes for MKRAVSISLGSSKRDSAVELELLGERICIERIGVDGDMERAARLYGELDGKVDAFGVGGTDLGLTVGDNYYKLHSVASLVRHVKQTPVVDGSGLKNTLERRVAPFMDAHIGPALQPRRVLMTSGADRWGMSMSFMANGYEGVFGDLMFGLGLPLPLRSEAAIKRVAALILPVVSRLPFEWLYPTGEKQEQNTPKYGQWYDWATVIAGDCHFIKRFMPARLDGKIICTNTTTPADVAAFRAAGARYLVTTTPRLEGRSFGTNMMEAMLVAISGKGQPLTDAELNQWIDRLGFQPSLELLNE
- a CDS encoding HD domain-containing protein; amino-acid sequence: MIDPNVLLGRWRTVWRLTTAADGDAVILDLIARYAEPHRAYHNLDHIGDCLTHLDAARHLLARPNEVELAIWFHDAIYDPQRHDNEEQSALLVAAQLSAARVAAEVTARVAELIRLTAHTRDDLAGDAAVLCDIDLAILGAAPQRFERYDAAIRHEYEWVPEVIYRRERARVLAGFLERPRIYQTPFFFDRWEKQARANITVALQKYHS